In Patescibacteria group bacterium, the following proteins share a genomic window:
- a CDS encoding divergent PAP2 family protein, with the protein MKYEFLIIPIVIVILTQFVFKSIVLIFKNKFTWKNILCYGGMPSAHSALVSSIATIMAIRSGIDSPEFAMSFFLAAIVIADAVGLRGFITDQSKTINKIIIDLPDNKEYKYDILNERIAHTLSETLIGIIIGVSLTLLIIFI; encoded by the coding sequence ATGAAATATGAATTTCTCATAATACCAATAGTAATAGTAATACTTACTCAATTTGTGTTTAAGTCCATCGTTTTGATATTCAAAAACAAATTTACATGGAAAAATATTCTATGTTATGGAGGTATGCCATCTGCTCACAGTGCTCTTGTTTCTTCTATTGCAACTATTATGGCTATAAGAAGTGGTATTGACTCTCCAGAGTTTGCAATGAGTTTCTTTTTAGCTGCAATTGTTATAGCAGATGCTGTGGGGCTTCGTGGATTTATTACAGATCAAAGCAAAACAATAAACAAAATAATAATAGACCTTCCTGACAACAAAGAATATAAATATGATATATTAAATGAAAGAATAGCTCATACATTATCTGAAACTCTTATAGGAATAATAATAGGAGTATCTCTTACTCTACTTATTATATTTATTTAA